A window of Natrinema versiforme contains these coding sequences:
- a CDS encoding Ig-like domain-containing protein: MRSNAKRKRTETRSIQSSVQILLTVSGIVFLLAGLVLAASGASISGAVGSVTDRWDGSAQPAGDDADQVTDDTGGADSGDGANGTSGGDEPAETDGGDGGTDAGNESDGSADDGDTGDETHVLTAVVETQDGDTLDNATVTVSGAGTTTESGVGQNGEADFERANGDYTVTADADGYRTAETTVGIDGDDATVPLTLEERSDSDGSGGDSDESDDSNSTDDDDSDDSDGPYTLAVTVEDQNGSAVDTATVELEDDSGIIASSEEKAVDDDGEVEFERESEEYTVIATADGYSETERTVEIDGSDRETTLTIAEDDG, from the coding sequence ATGCGCAGCAATGCCAAACGGAAGCGGACGGAGACTCGATCGATTCAGAGCAGCGTCCAGATTTTACTCACCGTCAGCGGCATCGTGTTCCTGTTGGCCGGGTTGGTACTCGCTGCGAGCGGGGCGTCGATCAGCGGCGCGGTCGGGTCGGTCACCGACAGATGGGACGGGTCCGCACAGCCGGCCGGCGACGACGCCGATCAGGTGACCGACGACACCGGGGGTGCTGACAGTGGTGATGGAGCCAACGGAACGAGCGGCGGCGACGAACCGGCCGAGACCGACGGTGGTGACGGCGGGACGGATGCCGGAAACGAGAGCGACGGAAGCGCCGATGACGGCGATACCGGCGACGAAACGCACGTCCTGACGGCGGTCGTGGAAACGCAAGACGGCGATACGCTCGACAACGCCACGGTCACGGTCTCCGGAGCGGGGACGACGACGGAGAGCGGAGTCGGGCAGAACGGCGAGGCCGACTTCGAGCGCGCGAACGGCGACTACACGGTCACCGCGGACGCGGACGGATACCGGACCGCGGAGACCACCGTCGGGATCGACGGCGACGACGCGACGGTCCCGTTGACGCTCGAGGAACGGAGTGATAGTGATGGAAGCGGCGGCGACAGCGATGAGAGCGACGATAGCAATAGCACCGATGACGACGACAGTGACGATAGCGACGGCCCGTACACGCTGGCGGTGACCGTGGAAGACCAGAACGGCAGCGCGGTCGATACCGCCACCGTCGAACTCGAGGACGACTCCGGTATCATCGCCTCGAGCGAGGAGAAGGCGGTCGACGACGACGGCGAGGTCGAGTTCGAACGCGAGAGCGAGGAGTACACGGTAATCGCGACCGCAGACGGCTATTCCGAGACGGAGCGAACGGTCGAGATCGACGGCTCGGATCGGGAAACTACGCTGACGATCGCGGAAGACGACGGCTGA
- a CDS encoding SDR family oxidoreductase, whose amino-acid sequence MPSTALVTGCSSGIGYETARRLLADDWRVYATARDRDRVGLEKLADRGADIAALDLTEPEDIDRVVDRIREEAGGVDCLVNNAGYGQFGPVEDVPTELLERQFAVHCFGPHRLMRAVLPGMRERGRGRIVTVTSAADRLALAGIGGYTASKWAMASLSDALRQELSGSGVDVVVVQPGIVRTPFYDRAVAAVDDAAASAQSRSRAVGGGSDAGAAGVSETRSTVVRPTDYTDLYRVLRRLRAIDGGGPFINDPDRVAATIREAATARNPDTHYRVGPVPLLGSLYGTLVPAAIRDRLTRLGIRLAASEPVLELLERRTPESGSELYP is encoded by the coding sequence ATGCCTTCGACCGCACTCGTCACCGGCTGTTCTTCCGGGATCGGCTACGAAACCGCCCGCCGGCTGCTGGCCGACGACTGGCGCGTCTACGCGACTGCTCGAGACCGCGACCGGGTCGGCCTCGAGAAGCTGGCCGACCGCGGGGCCGATATCGCGGCGCTGGACCTGACCGAACCCGAGGATATCGACCGCGTCGTCGATCGCATCCGCGAGGAGGCCGGCGGCGTCGATTGCCTCGTCAACAACGCCGGCTACGGGCAGTTCGGCCCGGTCGAAGACGTGCCGACGGAGCTGCTCGAGCGACAGTTCGCCGTCCACTGCTTCGGCCCGCACCGACTGATGCGGGCGGTGTTGCCCGGCATGCGCGAGCGCGGCCGCGGGCGGATCGTCACTGTCACCAGCGCCGCAGACCGCCTCGCGCTCGCCGGGATCGGCGGCTACACCGCGTCGAAGTGGGCGATGGCGAGTCTCAGCGACGCGCTCCGACAGGAACTGTCCGGCTCCGGCGTCGATGTCGTCGTCGTACAGCCCGGAATCGTTCGGACGCCGTTCTACGACCGCGCCGTGGCGGCGGTCGACGACGCGGCCGCGAGCGCGCAGTCTCGGTCGCGAGCCGTCGGCGGCGGTTCGGACGCCGGCGCGGCGGGTGTCTCGGAGACGCGTTCGACCGTCGTCAGGCCGACGGACTACACCGACCTCTACCGCGTCCTCCGGCGACTCCGCGCCATCGACGGCGGCGGCCCCTTCATCAACGACCCCGACCGAGTCGCCGCGACGATTCGCGAGGCAGCGACCGCCCGGAATCCCGACACGCACTACCGCGTCGGTCCGGTGCCCCTGCTCGGCTCCCTGTACGGCACGCTCGTCCCCGCCGCGATCCGGGACCGGCTCACGCGACTCGGGATTCGACTGGCCGCGAGCGAACCCGTCCTCGAGTTACTCGAGCGACGGACACCCGAGTCGGGGTCCGAGCTGTATCCGTGA
- a CDS encoding cell surface protein, with product MSRFRDDLPSAVTLLVTIAAVLLAFGLLASVFGPDLTAGETNPTDTALERDAASTNESNPTTDANATADANESVAERNDSADDSPSATDSSAEDDPPTDSADDDSIDDSATEPAVDPSDDEPAADDSATESDRSATDDADDSSDPTGLEWALERAGLIDDEDDSADDEDDAADDERGPPDDAGPPDDAGPSDDERGPPDDAGPFGE from the coding sequence ATGTCCCGCTTTCGCGACGATCTCCCATCGGCGGTCACGTTACTCGTCACGATCGCGGCCGTCTTGCTCGCGTTCGGGCTGCTCGCCTCGGTCTTCGGCCCGGACCTGACGGCCGGCGAGACGAACCCGACGGACACTGCACTCGAGCGCGACGCCGCGTCGACGAACGAATCGAACCCGACGACCGATGCGAACGCGACGGCTGACGCGAACGAGAGCGTCGCCGAACGGAACGACTCGGCCGACGACTCCCCGTCAGCAACGGATTCCTCGGCCGAGGACGATCCGCCGACCGACTCGGCGGACGATGACTCCATCGACGACTCGGCGACCGAACCCGCGGTCGACCCGTCGGACGACGAACCCGCGGCCGACGATTCGGCGACCGAATCCGACCGATCGGCCACCGACGACGCCGACGATTCGTCCGATCCCACCGGCCTCGAGTGGGCGCTCGAGCGAGCCGGATTGATCGACGACGAGGACGACTCGGCCGATGACGAAGACGACGCGGCCGACGACGAGCGCGGCCCACCGGACGATGCCGGGCCACCGGATGACGCCGGGCCATCGGACGACGAGCGCGGCCCGCCGGATGACGCCGGGCCGTTCGGAGAGTAA
- the leuS gene encoding leucine--tRNA ligase, with protein sequence MTSHYDHAQVQEFWQYVWERDDIYALDADAADPTYVLGMFPYTSGTLHMGHVRNYAITDAYSRYRRMQGDDVLHPMGWDAFGLPAENAAFERKTDPESWTQACIRRMREELETMGFGYDWSREITTCDPDYYQWNQWLFKRLYEAGLVEYEAATVNWCPDCETVLADAQVVEREDEHGEPSDQGSDEAASSAHDRVCWRCETPVGRRELDQWFFTITDYAEELHDDLDDLEGWPDGVREIQRNWIGRQEGARITFETGDYSGDRGATGDGDGAGTVDVFSTRPETIYGATYLAVSPGHELARALAESDDEVADYVDTVRERGPDEVGFSGVETDATAIHPLTGAELPVYVAGYVLEDVGTGAVMGVPGHNERDHSFAREHGLPIECVIDPDDGSEGTDVETEAYTGDGVLEGSGEYDGLESETAGDRLVADHDALEEDVTYRLRDWLISRQRYWGTPIPMVHCDDCGRVPVPDEDLPVELPEFVRTTGNPLDAAEEWNETTCPDCGGPARRETDTMDTFVDSSWYYLRFLSPDLADAPFDTDLADDWMPIDVYVGGDEHAILHLLYTRFFTKALADIGLLERREPIRELLSQGTVLYDGEKMSSSKGNVVAPEEYGAETTRLFVLSAAHPEQDFEWTANNVRGAYDLQQTLYRMAAAFVEEGDARVERRDHDDYVAREIDRTIAAVTEEYERFRFHRAATEIQELARLLRRYREYDGPHGDVYRRGLLTLAALIAPMAPHLGEECWNKLRGEGLAVEADWPEPEREVSAVQSERQLVDRTLEDVRDIVDVAAIDEPERIELVVAREWKYRAAELIGRTTAADDGEIGGIDSIVDRVLEDETLDGPDDRERVAAFVGELVDRDGGTERDQLLAADREQAILERASWLVTDEFDAAVTVRRASADDEQAAKARPGKPAIHIS encoded by the coding sequence ATGACGAGTCATTACGATCACGCGCAGGTACAGGAGTTTTGGCAGTACGTCTGGGAGCGCGACGACATCTACGCGCTCGATGCCGACGCCGCCGATCCGACCTACGTCCTCGGCATGTTTCCCTACACGTCGGGCACGCTCCACATGGGGCACGTCCGCAACTACGCGATCACCGACGCCTACTCGCGCTATCGTCGCATGCAGGGCGACGACGTCCTCCACCCGATGGGGTGGGACGCGTTCGGGTTGCCCGCCGAAAACGCGGCCTTCGAGCGCAAGACCGATCCGGAATCCTGGACGCAGGCCTGTATCCGGCGCATGCGCGAGGAACTCGAGACCATGGGCTTCGGGTACGACTGGTCTCGCGAGATCACCACCTGCGACCCCGACTACTACCAGTGGAATCAGTGGCTGTTCAAGCGGCTCTACGAGGCCGGACTCGTCGAGTACGAGGCGGCGACGGTCAACTGGTGTCCGGACTGCGAGACGGTACTCGCCGACGCGCAGGTCGTCGAACGCGAGGACGAACACGGTGAGCCCTCGGATCAAGGGAGCGACGAAGCGGCGAGCAGCGCCCACGATCGGGTCTGCTGGCGCTGTGAAACCCCCGTCGGTCGGCGCGAACTCGACCAGTGGTTCTTCACGATCACCGACTACGCCGAGGAACTCCACGATGACCTCGACGATCTCGAGGGGTGGCCCGACGGCGTCCGGGAGATCCAGCGCAACTGGATCGGCCGGCAAGAAGGGGCGCGGATAACGTTCGAAACGGGAGACTACAGCGGCGACCGCGGTGCCACCGGAGACGGCGACGGAGCCGGAACCGTCGACGTGTTCAGCACCCGGCCGGAGACCATCTACGGCGCGACGTACCTCGCGGTGTCCCCGGGCCACGAACTCGCCCGCGCGCTCGCCGAGTCGGACGACGAGGTCGCCGACTACGTCGACACCGTCCGCGAGCGAGGTCCCGACGAAGTCGGTTTCTCCGGCGTCGAGACCGACGCGACCGCGATTCACCCGCTGACCGGCGCGGAACTCCCCGTCTACGTCGCCGGCTACGTCCTCGAGGACGTCGGCACCGGGGCCGTGATGGGCGTTCCCGGCCACAACGAGCGCGATCACTCCTTCGCGCGCGAGCACGGCCTGCCGATCGAGTGCGTGATTGATCCCGACGACGGCTCCGAAGGGACCGACGTCGAAACCGAGGCATACACCGGCGACGGCGTCCTCGAGGGAAGCGGCGAGTACGACGGCCTCGAGAGCGAGACGGCCGGCGACCGACTCGTGGCCGATCACGACGCGCTCGAGGAAGACGTCACATACCGGCTTCGGGACTGGCTCATCTCCCGGCAGCGCTACTGGGGAACGCCGATCCCGATGGTCCACTGCGACGACTGCGGCCGCGTTCCGGTACCCGACGAGGACCTCCCCGTCGAACTCCCGGAGTTCGTCCGGACCACGGGCAATCCGCTCGATGCCGCCGAGGAGTGGAACGAGACGACCTGTCCGGACTGTGGCGGCCCCGCCCGCCGCGAGACGGACACGATGGACACCTTCGTCGACTCCTCGTGGTACTACCTGCGCTTCCTCTCGCCCGATCTGGCGGACGCCCCCTTCGACACCGACCTCGCGGACGACTGGATGCCGATCGACGTCTACGTCGGCGGCGACGAACACGCCATCCTGCACCTGCTCTACACCCGCTTTTTCACGAAGGCGCTGGCCGATATCGGGCTGCTCGAGCGGCGAGAGCCGATCCGGGAACTGCTGAGTCAGGGGACGGTGCTCTACGACGGCGAGAAGATGTCCAGTTCGAAGGGGAACGTCGTCGCGCCCGAGGAGTACGGCGCGGAGACGACCCGGCTGTTCGTGCTCTCTGCGGCCCACCCCGAACAGGACTTCGAGTGGACCGCCAACAACGTCCGCGGGGCCTACGACCTCCAGCAGACGCTCTACCGAATGGCGGCCGCCTTCGTCGAGGAGGGTGACGCCCGCGTCGAGCGCCGCGATCACGACGACTACGTGGCCCGGGAGATCGATCGGACGATCGCCGCGGTCACCGAGGAGTACGAGCGGTTCCGGTTCCACCGGGCCGCGACCGAGATTCAAGAGCTCGCGCGCCTGCTCCGGCGTTACCGCGAGTACGACGGGCCACACGGCGACGTCTACCGGCGCGGGCTGTTGACACTGGCCGCGCTGATCGCGCCGATGGCCCCCCATCTCGGCGAGGAGTGCTGGAACAAACTCCGCGGCGAGGGGCTGGCCGTCGAGGCCGACTGGCCCGAGCCCGAACGCGAGGTCTCGGCCGTCCAATCCGAACGGCAACTCGTCGACCGCACGCTCGAGGACGTTCGAGACATCGTCGACGTCGCCGCGATCGACGAACCGGAACGGATCGAACTGGTCGTCGCCCGCGAGTGGAAGTACCGGGCCGCCGAACTGATCGGTCGGACGACAGCGGCGGACGACGGCGAGATCGGCGGCATCGATTCGATCGTCGACCGCGTCCTCGAGGACGAGACGCTCGACGGTCCCGACGATCGCGAGCGCGTCGCGGCCTTCGTGGGCGAACTCGTCGACCGCGACGGCGGAACGGAACGCGATCAGTTGCTCGCGGCCGACCGCGAGCAGGCGATCCTCGAGCGCGCGTCCTGGCTCGTCACCGACGAGTTCGATGCGGCGGTCACCGTCAGGCGGGCGTCCGCCGACGACGAGCAGGCGGCCAAAGCTCGACCCGGCAAACCCGCGATCCACATCAGCTAA
- a CDS encoding HalOD1 output domain-containing protein: protein MVEGGGSVGASSRKALSQAVIEAVAEAEGVSPTEISPPAYEPLHAVVDPAALDALFADRHNGASRSLGTVSFPFCGYDVTVAQDGTVLLEDRAESAE from the coding sequence ATGGTTGAGGGTGGCGGTAGCGTCGGTGCATCGTCTCGGAAGGCACTGAGCCAAGCGGTTATCGAAGCGGTCGCCGAGGCGGAAGGCGTTTCGCCGACGGAAATCTCCCCGCCGGCGTACGAACCGCTCCACGCGGTCGTCGATCCGGCGGCGCTCGACGCGCTCTTTGCGGATCGACACAACGGCGCGAGCAGATCGCTCGGAACCGTCTCGTTCCCGTTCTGTGGCTACGATGTCACCGTCGCTCAGGACGGGACCGTCTTGCTCGAGGACCGGGCCGAATCGGCCGAGTGA
- a CDS encoding J domain-containing protein produces the protein MERHYDALGLSPDADERTVRRAYRSLLKDHHPDQGGSREQFLRIKEAYEAILGERVPRDRETDGGAITRGDDGSRRRRQPTYDPDERDGHADRDRTHELTVNSEYLTLALAGLVHDVDLASLVDGPVTAATTRTVAFFRVHNTSFQPLPWRGKTDTSFIGDDGFLYEGSSIVAPHATDLPERWVGTDVTLEPGRALDAVVIAQEMPDDVSVEQVMYAQHVPDEESEGDGLADTERYLFELKPLVRERLNRFPFERD, from the coding sequence GTGGAGCGCCACTACGACGCCCTCGGACTTTCGCCGGACGCCGACGAGCGGACGGTTCGGCGGGCCTACAGGTCCCTCCTGAAGGACCACCACCCGGATCAGGGTGGCTCTCGCGAGCAGTTTCTGCGGATCAAGGAGGCCTACGAGGCGATCCTCGGCGAACGGGTGCCGAGAGACCGCGAAACCGACGGCGGTGCCATTACGCGAGGCGACGACGGGTCGCGACGCCGGCGTCAACCTACCTACGACCCGGACGAGCGCGACGGGCACGCCGACCGCGACCGGACCCACGAGTTGACCGTCAACAGCGAGTATCTCACGCTCGCGCTCGCCGGGCTGGTCCACGATGTCGACCTCGCGTCGCTGGTCGACGGCCCCGTCACGGCGGCGACGACGCGGACGGTCGCGTTCTTCCGCGTTCACAACACGAGTTTCCAGCCGCTCCCGTGGCGGGGGAAGACGGACACGAGCTTCATCGGTGACGACGGCTTCCTCTACGAGGGCTCGAGCATCGTCGCCCCCCACGCGACCGATCTGCCGGAACGGTGGGTCGGGACCGACGTGACCCTCGAGCCGGGTCGGGCGCTGGACGCGGTCGTCATCGCACAGGAGATGCCGGACGACGTGAGCGTCGAGCAGGTCATGTACGCCCAGCACGTCCCCGACGAGGAGAGCGAGGGCGACGGCCTCGCCGACACCGAACGCTACCTCTTCGAGTTGAAACCGCTCGTCCGCGAGCGGCTCAACCGGTTTCCGTTCGAACGGGACTGA